TTTGAAAACGTGCAGGCGCAGCAACGTATTGCGCGCTTGGACGATGTTAAAAGCCTTGACGTAGAAGTTGAGGTTCCCGAATTGGTTATCGCTATTATTCGGGCAAATTCTTCAATGCTCAAAAAGCCTTCTGTTCGTTTTGCAGCAATGCCTAACAAACTGTTCCAAGGTGAACTTAAAGAATTTGAAACTACTGCTAACGAACAGACACGTACCTACACAGTGACAGTTTCCTTGCCACAGCCCGATGGTGTGAGCATCTATTCCGGCATGACCGCAGAAGTTATCGGGTACTTGCCGGGTAATACAAACAGCAAAATTGAAGGTGTCCGCGTACCGGTTAATGCCGTTGCTGTAGATAAAGACAATACGCCGTTTGTATGGGTTGTTCAGAAGGATAGCACCGTAAAACGTGTTTCTATTGAACTTGGAGACATGTTGCAGGAGCAGTATATTCTGAAGTCGGGTCTTGATTTCGGTATGCAGGTTGTGACCGCAGGTGTGCACTACCTTAAAGAAGGACAACCTGTGCGAGTGCTGCAGGGCGAGATTGGAGAATAGCTGTCATGAGTCTTGGAGAATGGGCGATTAGTAAGCGCGTAACTACGCTTACTATCACTGCAATACTGATTGTTGGGGGGCTTTTCGCATACCAGTCCATGGGGCGATTAGAAGATCCGGAATTTACTATCAAACAGGCTCTGGTAATTACCACATACCCGGGCGCTACAGCAGAAGAAGTCACTGAAGAAGTCACAGATAGACTGGAAAGTTCTATTCAGCAGCTTGGACAGCTCGATAAAGTTACATCTGTATCTATTCCGGGAAAATCCATTATTACTGTCGAAATTAAAGACAGTTATGACAAAGAAACCCTGCCTCAGG
Above is a genomic segment from Halodesulfovibrio sp. MK-HDV containing:
- a CDS encoding efflux RND transporter periplasmic adaptor subunit, with protein sequence MTKEAVVIKPVKAVVVSGGAEFVERAFPGTVVAGEKAEIGFRVAGQLSEIIVKAGERVKRGQVIATLDTSDFQTQLRGLDSQLLGARASLQEAVLNFKRNSVLLKDDIVSKATYDSASSVFENARAQVKNLEQQREQARLNLEYTVLRAPFDGVVAQTYVKNFENVQAQQRIARLDDVKSLDVEVEVPELVIAIIRANSSMLKKPSVRFAAMPNKLFQGELKEFETTANEQTRTYTVTVSLPQPDGVSIYSGMTAEVIGYLPGNTNSKIEGVRVPVNAVAVDKDNTPFVWVVQKDSTVKRVSIELGDMLQEQYILKSGLDFGMQVVTAGVHYLKEGQPVRVLQGEIGE